The DNA region AaaggaatattttttaaaaatactttcaTCACATAAGAGGTAAAAAActtttatattcttatttatagaaatataaatataaataattatttagataaatgatagaaaattatagtttttgaattatactttttcaaaatcaaactttttattaaaaaaaataaaactttttttgcaatttattttgcaatttttgtttcaaaatttccaaaattcttttgaatctatttttttaatattttaaaaaattgaggtatttattatatatttattaaagtcCTAAACCCTACATTCGAAAACACTACTCCTCAACTCTAACCCTGAAACTAATTAATCATATGGTTATAAGTGTCTATTTACCTTTTTACAAATGAGGATAAATGTGGttaaaataaacatgaaaagtgatACTAAAAATGTTGTAATTTCGACAATTTATTTACGGTGTAGGATGCAATTCTACTAAAAGCataaaaccaaattaatttcaaatataaaagtGTACATATTCCAAAAggaatataaattttcaaatttaataatataactgTTCTTTTTTGAGCAACAAATATTTAACTGTTCAAAAGATAATATTTGGAGTTTCATACTTTCAAATCCttacaattatatgttttaaatattttaatagttttatagttgttataatttttataattttatatttcatatttaaatttaacgGATTCAATACTCATACCTACTTAcaactaaaaatagtttaatatatcaatttaaatttataagtaGATAATACTTAAAAGCATTTCTAAATAGTTCTTTCAGATAATTTGATAGcttatttgaaacttattatttaatttgttttggtaatttttatttattataatattttgtttattaataaatatttttactatactTTTAAAGATATGCTTATTGATAATGAACTAttatagtataaaatatttttaaataattgtaatcacaataaatgtaaattataaaaaattaaaataaaattggatttttttttgaagaaaaacacctctgaattttcaattttcaaaatttgagaatttcaaaaatgaaatttcttttaaatatgtttCAAGATGAGTGTAAGTGATTTAGTTCAAAAATACACTACGAAAAATGTGTTGAATCACTTATTTTCTGATACTCTTTTATATGATGCAATACAATTTTTTCTGATACTCTTGTTATACTGTAATACGTGTTCAACTGAAGCATTTCTTTGTCCCGATTTCAACCCAGAAAAAAATGCTGTCGGCAAACTGTTTGACCAAAATATTATGCAACACATCAGAAAATCACTACATCATGTTGGTGAGTATCTAATAGATTAAATAGACATACTTAATTGACAACAGAAAATTACTCAATTATATACTTTTGACTTGTaccaatactattaaaactagatcttgaccagttgataaaaaattatgtccaactaattattttcatattttactctttcaaaaatgaaatatattataacttttCCATTCCTTTTTTAACGACATAACTTTCCTATTCCTATATTATAAGAATCTATAactaatttatactaataaaaattcatgaaacaatatagaataatggcagttaatttaatatttattaataactattGTCTGCATATATTAAACGGCAGTTAATAAAAGCAGCCAAACGATAATTTctctattaataataaaaaataaatagtacgTTTAAATTCAACCATTTCAAGACTtgctaattatttattaataatttttaatatttcttaaattaaACCACTAAAactcaagttgaaataacatgTTTAGATCAACTAAACCATAATGCTTGTCAGAATTATCTCAACCTcaaaatttagttaaatttaaaattaaaattaaatcatataaactaaattaaaaaaattatagaaaaggTTTACAACatgcaaaatgatttttttaatcaataatagaaataaatattcatataaaattattttatttaacgaATTTTAATGAGTTTATTCGATGCAGGTGggatttgatattattttaccaataatagaaattaatattcatataaacttATTTAGTTTAACGAGTTTTAAAGAGGTTATTCGATGCAGGTAggatttgatattattttgtatataacaCTAAGAACCGTTCGAATATATAGTTTAagtctaatagagtatgagactTTGACTTTCAGGTCGATTCTGAGTCGGGTTTTTTgggtataaatattatttactaattatgttaggtaatttaattattttaaataaaaatttgtatagCTAAGTTTTGTAAAATTAGAGCATGACATTCATAATATATCCACCATTCATCTAAACATTCAAGaattagaatattttaaatatgacaaTTTAAGTCAAATTGTATTACATAATGGATCATCAATCGGTTCAACCGATTACTGAGTCCCGTGTTGTAGCATTTTTTGTGGGtcttataaaactaaataacaagtttttttaagaaccaaaccaaaatatatatagagttaCCGGTTTTGCCTGTTTCACCGCGGATCAATTCAAGTTTTAAAACACTAAATATAATGTTTCATGTGTGACATTTAAATGTAGATATACAATCGAAAATACATATTTGtatcatataaattttttcGTTTAGATATATCCgattgataaatgttatgttCAACTATGTGAACATGTcctattgataaatgttatgttCAACTATGTGTTTCATTCGTTTAATGGActattatatcaatttaattaatattaaatataaatatgattacaaaaaatatcaaatataatatttaaatttttcaaaaaaattaaaacaaaatatatccgTCTTTCAGAAGACATGTCAGAATTTAGTatttctttaaaatagagtagattttacaaaatatacaGATAACAACgttatattaaatatacaagataaatatattaaaaatattgtttttagtAAATCAAACAGCTGAAAGTAAGTCTACTTTTTATTAGCATTGACAAAAAggttaaaataagtatatatatatatatatatatatataactcattAAAATATTGAAGAATAATAATTAGTCATTTTAAAGcaaatatatatactgaaaaagTAAGCCACATTTTACAGTTGACTTCGGTTGACTTCCCAGGTGGGTTGAAATTACAGTGATACAGTCACTaactttatcttttttttttttttcgaaacaaCAGTCACTAACTTTATCTATATCTCAAATATTCgttgttaaaaataaaacaagcaTATCACAATTCGCATGAATATACAGTTCCATCTGTTGAAGTTGGCAAAATTATTATTCTGACGCTGGAAAATAAATTATGCAAGAATAGTAAACCAGTATACTCATATGGAAGTATATCTTGTGTGTTGTGGGTACATGAATGTTAATGAATAATGACATGGTATTGATAAATAGCAAAGccaaaacaaaataagaaaaatcatCTGAAATGTCTACAAGAGAATGTAGACGAAGAAGTTGCCGCAGCCTTGAGACCAACACCAGATCTTCCCTGAATGCATTTGTGAGAAAATGATAAAGTGGGCGAAGAGGGCAATGGTGATGATGAGACGAATAAATTGGTGATCTCTTTAAGAGGCTGTcttcttctgtttctgatttGGGTTTTGTCTTTGTCAATGGATGAAGGAGAATCAAGAGGGTTGACAGAAATGGTGGTCACCTTTGTGGGTGAGACATTCTCTTTGTCGTCGTTTTGAGGTTTTAGATTGAGAACCGCCATTAATGTAGAACTAAAGAGAGAAGGAAtgagtggagagagagagagatgtaattGAGGAGGAACAGAAGAAGTGTATATGAAGTCTGTGAATAGGAGGGACTTTGAACCAGATTTGGAAGTGATGTATCTGAGATGTTGGAAGACTAGTTTTTTAAGCGCCAT from Raphanus sativus cultivar WK10039 chromosome 8, ASM80110v3, whole genome shotgun sequence includes:
- the LOC108821857 gene encoding uncharacterized protein LOC108821857, translated to MAVLNLKPQNDDKENVSPTKVTTISVNPLDSPSSIDKDKTQIRNRRRQPLKEITNLFVSSSPLPSSPTLSFSHKCIQGRSGVGLKAAATSSSTFSCRHFR